The following are encoded in a window of Alosa sapidissima isolate fAloSap1 chromosome 12, fAloSap1.pri, whole genome shotgun sequence genomic DNA:
- the zmp:0000001174 gene encoding retinoic acid-induced protein 2 produces the protein MEDPYKDSIPVDMGSTQGEMCSTGGTVGEGIGKLEDDGNPVIPNEAWNVGSPTLTKRSLSPMLGVPGTTPVVTQTADSPGGVALKMATTVLQPICLGDSPMMLPILAGTAGPQVAQPGTAPYLVTAQGPVSLPLVLEQQVFQHLTPQLLQQAGCPTLSLPNNILCQNASLALAPPPSLDQKGAAPMLDQSLLTLLQNPNFAAILQDLFPSQANPSPTCHSAGSPQPDLFSTGFFPPPPLSHPYSSPLATLMPPPTLLVPYPIVVPLPVPLPIPIPIPIPVPQQAEDSKVAPDPPKPVCTLSQGTQTSTKDFGLSMPSPSVETGPSMHLSPLPSCLSVPEGEVLDLSIRAPPIKTKQEVPCQQDSVLDLSVGGVRKTCIQSCSSNGSMEGERDRTRHSGEDIGTGAISLGVLRPVECSPKLDSKLLSGLASLEFSRQHKWVVDSAGSSSMAGTVHDGALGAGGNIEIVSTSQTAKVIVSVKDAMPAIFCGKLKGLSGVSTKNFSIKRDASQGGYAALPRMPGDQRGSDSNDPLKKMSKNRSIKLKKVSSQEIHILPIKKQRLAAFLPRK, from the coding sequence ATGGAGGACCCCTACAAGGACAGCATTCCTGTGGACATGGGGAGCACGCAAGGCGAAATGTGCTCCACTGGAGGAACCGTAGGAGAGGGCATTGGTAAATTAGAAGATGACGGGAATCCTGTCATTCCTAACGAGGCATGGAATGTTGGCTCACCAACCTTGACCAAGAGGTCCCTCTCGCCAATGTTGGGTGTGCCTGGCACGACGCCTGTTGTAACTCAGACAGCTGACTCGCCAGGAGGGGTTGCTCTCAAAATGGCCACCACGGTTCTTCAGCCCATCTGCCTGGGGGACAGTCCAATGATGTTGCCTATTCTGGCAGGCACAGCTGGCCCACAGGTGGCGCAACCAGGCACAGCGCCATACTTGGTCACCGCCCAAGGTCCCGTCTCCCTGCCTCTGGTGCTGGAGCAGCAGGTCTTCCAGCACCTAACGCCGCAGCTCCTGCAGCAAGCAGGCTGTCCTACCCTCTCCTTACCAAACAACATCTTGTGCCAGAATGCCTCGTTGGCACTCGCACCACCCCCATCGTTGGATCAGAAAGGAGCAGCTCCCATGTTGGACCAGAGCTTGCTCACCCTTCTGCAGAACCCCAACTTTGCTGCTATCCTGCAGGACCTCTTCCCTTCCCAGGCGAACCCTTCGCCCACCTGTCATTCTGCTGGTTCCCCCCAGCCGGACCTTTTCTCGACTGGATTcttcccaccaccacccctttcCCACCCCTACAGCTCCCCACTGGCTACCCTGATGCCTCCACCCACCCTGCTGGTCCCCTATCCCATCGTCGTCCCTCTACCAGTGCCTCTTCCTATCCCAATTCCCATCCCTATCCCTGTCCCGCAGCAGGCAGAGGACTCCAAAGTGGCTCCAGACCCCCCAAAGCCAGTGTGTACTTTGAGCCAGGGTACGCAGACATCGACAAAAGATTTTGGCCTTAGCATGCCATCACCTAGTGTTGAGACTGGCCCATCCATGCACCTGTCTCCTTTGCCATCTTGTCTTTCTGTGCCAGAGGGAGAGGTTCTGGACCTGTCGATCCGGGCACCTCCCATAAAGACAAAACAGGAAGTGCCATGCCAACAAGACAGTGTCCTTGACCTGTCCGTTGGTGGCGTTAGAAAGACCTGTATCCAGTCCTGCAGTTCCAACGGGAGcatggagggtgagagagatcGTACCCGTCACTCGGGCGAGGACATAGGCACGGGAGCTATATCTTTAGGGGTGTTGCGGCCAGTGGAGTGCTCTCCCAAGCTGGACTCGAAGCTCCTCAGTGGCCTAGCGTCCTTAGAGTTTAGCCGGCAGCACAAGTGGGTTGTGGATAGCGCTGGTAGTAGCTCGATGGCCGGTACAGTCCATGACGGAGCGCTTGGTGCAGGGGGGAACATAGAGATTGTCAGCACTTCACAGACAGCCAAGGTCATTGTGTCTGTCAAGGATGCCATGCCGGCCATCTTCTGTGGCAAACTGAAGGGTCTCTCTGGCGTCTCCACCAAAAACTTCTCCATCAAGCGGGATGCCAGCCAGGGTGGCTACGCGGCCTTGCCCAGGATGCCGGGGGACCAGCGGGGCAGCGATTCCAACGACCCACTCAAAAAAATGTCGAAGAACAGATCCATCAAATTGAAAAAGGTCAGCTCCCAGGAGATCCACATTCTCCCAATAAAGAAACAGCGACTGGCAGCCTTTCTCCCCAGGAAGTGA